One Hydrogenophaga crassostreae genomic region harbors:
- a CDS encoding NuoB/complex I 20 kDa subunit family protein — protein sequence MIEGVFKEGFMTTSYDSVVNWAKTGSLWPMTFGLACCAVEMMHAAAARYDIGRFGAEVFRASPRQSDLMIVAGTLCNKMAPALRKVYDQMAEPRWVLSMGSCANGGGYYHYSYSVVRGCDRIVPVDVYVPGCPPTAEALIYGIIQLQQKIRRTNTIARA from the coding sequence ATGATTGAAGGCGTTTTCAAAGAAGGTTTCATGACCACGAGCTACGACTCGGTGGTCAATTGGGCCAAGACCGGTTCACTCTGGCCGATGACCTTTGGGTTGGCTTGTTGTGCCGTCGAAATGATGCATGCGGCAGCCGCAAGGTACGACATCGGCCGCTTTGGTGCTGAAGTGTTTCGCGCCAGTCCGCGCCAGTCCGATCTGATGATCGTTGCTGGAACCTTGTGCAACAAGATGGCGCCTGCCCTGCGCAAGGTTTATGACCAGATGGCCGAGCCTCGCTGGGTGCTTTCCATGGGCTCATGTGCCAATGGCGGCGGCTACTACCATTACAGCTACTCTGTGGTGCGGGGTTGCGATCGCATTGTTCCTGTGGATGTTTACGTGCCGGGTTGTCCGCCCACTGCTGAAGCGCTGATCTACGGGATCATTCAGCTGCAGCAAAAGATTCGCCGCACCAACACCATCGCCCGAGCCTGA